Proteins encoded within one genomic window of Verrucomicrobiia bacterium:
- a CDS encoding branched-chain amino acid ABC transporter permease, producing the protein MQEFLQQLVNGVSWGSIYALIALGYTMVYGVLQLINFAHGDVFMLGAFFGYYFSRWTKIAQEPTLLGFFATLFFAMAACALVGIIIERAAYKPLRARPRLTVLITAIGVSLLLENGGQLVFGADPKFFPSLIPESRLYESASLVVSNLPVIILTVSIALMLLLRFIVMKTTIGKAMRAVAFNREAASLMGINTNNVISFTFLLGSALAGAGGILVALTYPKIDPLMGLLPGLKAFVAAVLGGIGNIPGAVLGAMILGVSETMVAGYISSTLRDAIAFALLVVILLVKPTGLLGSRVGEKV; encoded by the coding sequence ATGCAGGAGTTTCTCCAGCAGCTCGTCAACGGCGTCTCCTGGGGCTCGATTTACGCCCTGATTGCCCTCGGCTACACGATGGTGTACGGGGTTTTGCAGTTGATCAATTTCGCCCACGGCGACGTTTTTATGCTCGGGGCTTTTTTTGGCTACTACTTCTCCCGCTGGACCAAAATCGCCCAGGAGCCGACTCTCTTGGGCTTCTTTGCCACCCTTTTTTTTGCCATGGCCGCCTGCGCCTTGGTGGGGATTATCATTGAGCGGGCCGCCTACAAGCCCCTGCGCGCCCGCCCCCGCCTGACGGTTTTGATTACCGCCATCGGCGTCTCCCTTTTGCTGGAAAACGGCGGGCAGCTGGTTTTCGGCGCCGACCCCAAGTTTTTCCCCTCCCTGATTCCGGAAAGCCGGCTGTACGAATCCGCCAGCTTGGTCGTCTCCAACCTGCCGGTGATTATTCTGACGGTCTCCATCGCCCTGATGCTCCTTTTGCGGTTTATCGTGATGAAAACAACCATTGGCAAGGCGATGCGCGCGGTGGCGTTCAACCGGGAGGCCGCCAGCTTGATGGGGATAAACACCAATAACGTCATCAGCTTCACCTTTCTTTTGGGTTCCGCTCTGGCCGGGGCGGGGGGGATTTTGGTCGCTTTGACCTATCCTAAAATAGATCCCTTGATGGGGCTTTTGCCCGGGCTGAAGGCCTTCGTGGCCGCCGTTCTGGGCGGCATCGGCAACATCCCCGGCGCCGTTCTGGGGGCCATGATTCTGGGGGTCTCGGAAACAATGGTCGCCGGCTACATTTCATCCACCCTGCGGGATGCCATCGCCTTCGCCCTGCTCGTGGTAATTCTTCTCGTCAAGCCGACCGGCCTCTTGGGAAGCCGGGTGGGGGAAAAAGTTTGA
- a CDS encoding ZIP family metal transporter: MFLNPAEIFFCLAAALATLLGGFLVTAAGKRYRGSVKYFMAVGAGFLLALVFAEVVPSTYRILKGNFVWWFLGGYLVIHLVERAWVSHFHFGEEVHPEKIWLAGAPASAGLALHSFFDGVSIAAATQTSLVLGSLMFVAISLHKLPEGFTVASLNLAAGHSEKRALGWAGILGLATLLGMFVSGFLYEFRIPLLAFSGGVALYVAASDLVPEVNREPGAKIPILVSVGVLLFYFTERLLHHWLEG, encoded by the coding sequence GTGTTTCTGAATCCCGCCGAAATTTTTTTCTGCCTGGCCGCCGCTTTGGCCACCCTGCTCGGAGGATTTTTGGTCACCGCGGCGGGGAAACGGTACCGGGGATCGGTGAAATACTTCATGGCCGTCGGCGCGGGGTTTCTGCTCGCCCTGGTGTTCGCCGAAGTGGTTCCCAGCACCTACCGCATCCTCAAGGGGAATTTCGTCTGGTGGTTTTTGGGGGGGTATCTCGTAATCCATCTGGTCGAACGGGCCTGGGTTTCGCATTTCCATTTCGGCGAGGAGGTGCATCCGGAAAAAATCTGGCTGGCGGGGGCGCCGGCCTCCGCCGGGCTGGCGTTGCATTCTTTTTTTGACGGCGTTTCCATTGCCGCGGCCACGCAGACTTCGCTGGTTTTGGGGAGTTTGATGTTCGTGGCCATTTCGCTCCACAAGCTGCCGGAGGGGTTCACCGTCGCTTCCTTGAATTTGGCTGCGGGGCATTCCGAAAAGCGGGCCTTGGGGTGGGCGGGGATTTTGGGACTGGCCACCCTGCTCGGGATGTTCGTTTCGGGTTTTCTTTATGAATTCCGAATCCCGCTCTTAGCTTTTTCAGGCGGGGTGGCGCTCTACGTCGCGGCTTCCGATCTGGTGCCGGAGGTGAACCGGGAGCCGGGGGCCAAAATTCCGATTCTGGTTTCCGTCGGGGTTCTTCTGTTTTACTTCACGGAGCGGCTTTTGCATCACTGGCTGGAGGGGTGA
- a CDS encoding branched-chain amino acid ABC transporter permease: MKRLLTFIGLFVLILLANRFLPEVIDSYYIHLLTLSCINIILAVSLNLINGTTGQFSLGHAGFMAVGGYTSATLTYYLGPKLVLALDFLPAVLAKNFVFLLALLGGGLSAALLGLLVGIPSLRLRGDYLAIVTLGMGEIVRVLILNVEAIGGARGFSGIPAYTNLFWLISLTALTIAAVTSLTNSSHGRAFLSVREDEIAAEAMGINTTYYKVTAFVIGAFFAGVAGCLFGHYLQLLHPNSFTFIKSFEIIIMIIVGGLGSIFGSVIAAVILTLLPEALRYLGPVKDWRMVIYSLALIVLMLTRPQGLFGTWQPDFRRWWPFKKLKPVS; this comes from the coding sequence TTGAAGCGGCTTCTAACATTCATCGGCCTGTTCGTATTGATCCTTCTGGCCAACCGCTTCCTGCCGGAAGTGATCGACAGCTACTACATCCACCTCCTCACCCTCTCCTGCATCAACATCATTTTGGCCGTGAGTTTGAATCTGATCAACGGCACCACCGGCCAGTTTTCGCTGGGGCACGCCGGCTTTATGGCGGTCGGCGGTTACACGTCGGCAACCTTAACCTATTATCTGGGGCCGAAGCTTGTTTTGGCACTCGATTTTCTTCCCGCCGTTTTGGCCAAGAATTTTGTTTTTCTGCTCGCCCTTTTGGGGGGCGGGCTTTCCGCCGCCCTGCTCGGACTTCTGGTCGGCATTCCCTCCCTCCGCCTGCGGGGGGATTATCTCGCCATTGTAACGCTTGGGATGGGGGAAATTGTGCGGGTTTTGATTTTGAACGTGGAGGCAATCGGGGGGGCGCGCGGCTTTTCCGGCATTCCGGCCTACACGAATCTCTTCTGGCTAATCTCCCTGACCGCTTTGACCATCGCCGCCGTCACCAGTTTGACCAACTCCTCCCACGGCCGGGCCTTCCTTTCCGTGCGGGAGGATGAAATCGCCGCCGAGGCGATGGGAATCAACACCACCTATTACAAGGTAACCGCCTTCGTCATCGGCGCTTTTTTCGCCGGCGTCGCGGGCTGCCTATTCGGACATTACCTCCAGCTTTTGCACCCCAACTCCTTCACGTTCATAAAATCGTTCGAAATCATAATTATGATCATCGTCGGCGGGCTGGGCTCCATATTCGGCTCGGTGATTGCCGCCGTAATTTTGACGCTCCTGCCGGAGGCCTTGCGCTATCTGGGACCGGTGAAGGACTGGCGGATGGTCATTTATTCGCTGGCCTTGATTGTTTTGATGCTCACCCGCCCGCAGGGGCTATTTGGTACTTGGCAGCCCGATTTCCGCCGCTGGTGGCCGTTCAAAAAACTAAAGCCCGTTTCGTAA
- a CDS encoding pyridoxal phosphate-dependent aminotransferase: MKTIDRVIPDISRRARLQPASPIRKLVPLADAAKKRGITVHHLNIGQPDLPPPADFIKAVKNWSKPVLEYGNSKGDFRLINKVIRYYKQELDVDLTEQNVQITTGGSEALLFAMMAVTVPGDEIVVFEPFYTNYNGFAVMAGITLNPVVTYGDNGYHLPSAGEIEKHINSRTRAILVCSPNNPTGTVYSKKEMEMVAELCRKHSLFMLSDEPYREFIYEGEFFSALHLKEMEEQVIVLDSASKRFSLCGARVGFLVSKNTEVVDAALRMGQARLSSPTIEQEAVTAAFDIPPDYFAKMAAEYKKRRDLLFLRLGQMGGVSCEKPEGAFYLMARLPVEDAEDFCRWLLTDFSVQGETVMMAPGSGFYATPGKGKDEVRIAYVLSTEKLDRAMNILAAGLLKFAKK, from the coding sequence GTGAAGACCATTGACCGGGTGATTCCCGACATTTCCCGCCGGGCGCGGCTGCAGCCCGCCAGCCCGATTCGCAAACTGGTGCCGCTGGCGGATGCGGCCAAGAAGCGGGGCATTACCGTCCATCATTTGAACATTGGCCAGCCGGATCTGCCGCCGCCGGCGGATTTCATCAAGGCGGTCAAAAACTGGAGCAAGCCGGTTTTGGAATACGGCAACTCCAAGGGGGATTTCCGACTCATCAACAAGGTCATCCGCTACTATAAACAGGAGCTGGACGTCGATTTGACGGAGCAAAACGTGCAAATCACCACCGGCGGGAGCGAGGCCTTGCTTTTTGCGATGATGGCAGTGACGGTCCCCGGGGACGAAATCGTGGTGTTCGAGCCGTTTTACACGAATTACAACGGATTTGCCGTGATGGCGGGGATTACGCTCAATCCGGTTGTGACCTACGGCGACAACGGGTACCATTTACCCTCCGCCGGGGAAATCGAGAAACATATCAATTCCCGCACGCGGGCAATTCTGGTCTGTTCGCCGAACAATCCGACCGGCACGGTCTATTCCAAAAAAGAGATGGAAATGGTTGCGGAGCTTTGCCGCAAGCATTCCCTCTTTATGCTTTCCGATGAACCGTATCGCGAATTTATTTACGAAGGGGAGTTTTTTTCCGCTTTGCATCTCAAGGAAATGGAGGAGCAGGTCATCGTTCTGGATTCCGCCTCCAAGCGGTTTTCCCTCTGCGGGGCGCGGGTCGGCTTCCTTGTCAGTAAAAACACAGAGGTTGTGGACGCCGCTTTGCGGATGGGGCAGGCGCGGCTTTCCTCGCCGACCATCGAGCAGGAGGCGGTGACGGCGGCCTTCGACATACCACCCGATTACTTTGCCAAAATGGCGGCGGAGTACAAAAAACGGCGGGATTTGCTTTTTTTGCGGCTGGGACAAATGGGCGGCGTTTCCTGTGAAAAGCCGGAAGGGGCTTTCTATTTGATGGCGCGGCTGCCGGTCGAAGATGCCGAAGATTTCTGCCGCTGGCTTTTGACCGACTTTTCCGTCCAGGGGGAGACCGTGATGATGGCGCCGGGGAGCGGGTTTTACGCCACGCCGGGAAAGGGAAAGGATGAAGTGCGGATCGCCTACGTTTTGTCCACCGAAAAACTGGACCGGGCCATGAACATCCTTGCGGCCGGCCTTTTGAAATTTGCCAAAAAGTAA
- a CDS encoding ABC transporter ATP-binding protein, producing MLEVKNLSVFYGGIQALKGISFGIKKGEIVTLIGANGAGKSTTLRAISGLLKAKEGEILFEGTSLKNTLPHEVVKKGISHAPEGRKIFANLTVRENLELGAYLRKDKAAIAADMERVFELFPRLKERIKQNAGTLSGGEQQMLAIGRALMSSPRLLLLDEPSLGLAPLLVKAIFEVIKEINAKGVSIILVEQNAYQALKIATRGYVLETGKITMTVTAEDLTTNEQLKKAYLGG from the coding sequence CTGCTCGAGGTCAAAAACCTTTCCGTATTCTACGGCGGCATCCAGGCCTTGAAGGGAATTTCCTTCGGCATCAAAAAGGGGGAAATCGTCACCTTAATCGGGGCCAACGGCGCGGGGAAATCCACCACCCTGCGGGCCATTTCCGGGCTTTTGAAAGCGAAGGAGGGGGAAATTCTCTTTGAGGGAACGTCGCTCAAAAACACCCTGCCGCACGAGGTGGTGAAAAAGGGGATTTCGCACGCGCCGGAGGGGCGGAAAATTTTTGCCAATCTCACCGTGCGGGAAAATCTGGAGCTGGGGGCTTATTTGCGGAAAGACAAAGCCGCCATCGCCGCCGATATGGAGCGGGTGTTTGAGCTTTTTCCCCGATTAAAAGAACGGATCAAGCAGAACGCCGGCACCCTTTCCGGCGGGGAGCAGCAGATGCTGGCGATTGGCCGGGCCTTGATGTCCTCGCCGCGACTTTTGCTTTTGGATGAACCTTCGCTCGGCCTTGCTCCCCTATTGGTGAAGGCCATCTTCGAGGTTATCAAGGAAATCAACGCCAAGGGGGTTTCGATAATTTTGGTGGAGCAGAACGCCTATCAGGCGTTGAAGATTGCCACGCGGGGGTACGTTCTGGAAACCGGCAAGATTACGATGACCGTCACCGCGGAGGATTTGACCACCAACGAGCAGTTGAAAAAAGCGTATCTGGGGGGTTAG
- a CDS encoding MFS transporter: protein MLKNIKEKLSKNVVVLGVVSFLNDLSSDMVVPFLPVLFTSGLGGSTAFLGLVEGVAKSSASLLQLFSGYLSQATGKRKSLAFAGYFFSSVTKPLFFFAGSPLVGFLIRVCDRAGKGFRTPPRDALLSDSTTKETIGLAFGFNRAMDSAGAVLGPLIGFALLSLTAMDYRWLFLIAAVPSVFSLWALGAGVKEIPGTVSPVRVKFFSTLPSGKFLLFLAAVFLLYLGTLPELLVILRAQELGAATANLPLFWVLFNLSGSFFAAPFGHAFDRIPKKVLVGGWLAYLATLAGFGALSREFLPFMFLLFGIFDAATDGPMRAAVVRIVPADQRASAFGWYHAVRSAAFLLAGSLIGWGWQNFGVTDTFMAAGGVTVLGLLLLLRIRL from the coding sequence TTGCTTAAAAACATAAAAGAAAAACTTTCCAAAAACGTCGTCGTTCTTGGGGTGGTCAGTTTTCTGAACGATCTTTCCTCGGACATGGTGGTTCCCTTTCTGCCGGTTCTGTTCACGTCGGGATTGGGAGGGTCAACCGCTTTTTTGGGATTGGTGGAAGGGGTGGCCAAATCCTCCGCCAGCTTGCTGCAGCTTTTTTCCGGATATCTGTCGCAGGCGACCGGCAAACGGAAAAGTTTGGCGTTTGCCGGGTACTTTTTTTCCAGCGTTACCAAGCCGCTTTTCTTTTTTGCCGGAAGTCCCTTGGTCGGTTTTTTGATCCGGGTATGCGACCGGGCGGGGAAGGGGTTCCGCACGCCGCCAAGGGATGCTCTTTTGTCCGATTCCACCACTAAGGAGACCATCGGGCTGGCGTTCGGCTTCAACCGGGCAATGGATTCGGCCGGGGCGGTTCTGGGCCCCTTGATAGGGTTTGCCCTGCTTTCCTTGACCGCGATGGATTACCGCTGGCTGTTTTTGATTGCGGCGGTGCCGAGCGTTTTTTCGCTCTGGGCTTTGGGAGCAGGGGTCAAGGAAATACCTGGCACCGTTTCTCCTGTGCGCGTAAAATTTTTCAGCACGCTCCCTTCGGGAAAGTTTCTTTTGTTTTTGGCCGCCGTTTTCCTTTTGTATCTGGGAACGCTGCCGGAGCTTCTGGTCATTCTACGGGCGCAGGAGCTGGGGGCGGCGACGGCAAACTTGCCTCTTTTTTGGGTTTTGTTCAACCTTTCCGGCTCGTTTTTCGCCGCACCGTTCGGGCATGCCTTTGACCGCATCCCCAAAAAGGTTCTGGTCGGCGGGTGGCTCGCTTATCTGGCTACGCTGGCGGGGTTCGGCGCATTGTCCAGGGAATTTCTGCCGTTCATGTTTTTGCTTTTCGGAATTTTCGACGCCGCCACGGACGGGCCGATGCGGGCGGCCGTCGTGCGCATTGTCCCCGCCGACCAGAGGGCTTCCGCTTTCGGCTGGTATCACGCCGTCCGCTCGGCGGCTTTTCTTCTGGCCGGGAGTTTAATCGGTTGGGGGTGGCAGAATTTTGGCGTGACGGATACGTTTATGGCGGCCGGGGGGGTGACGGTTTTGGGGCTTTTGCTCCTTTTGAGAATTCGGCTTTGA
- a CDS encoding HAD-IIIA family hydrolase: MPERILVIRFSSLGDVVLAEPVFRALKQKHPRAKIGFATKREYAGLFKGHSAIEAIFSLDKSFESFANEVRGFNPDLIIDLHKNLRSRKLAGQFPNVLKLAYPKARWERFLKVLTKSRKPVAHTMERYLQTVGADGVSFFPQLHSSQTESQRRLIEPSSFTIGFGLGAKWETKRWPVEHFAQLAQRVSNSFPVSRFVLFGSEEEYELGSGFKKHFSGTPSTVFVFGQPLERVKNCLSKLDLLVSNDSGLMHLGAALGVPTLGLFGPTHPVLGFAPLEEKSKALTLDLYCSPCSLHGKVPCFRSRRFCLEDLMPEKVFLEVQAVLKSVKAKPVLEPAPAVFLDRDGVIIQERNFDYTAENIEILPGAIEAIKKLKSAGFKTVVVSNQSGIGRGLLTVDSVDAVHSAIREKLKKGGAEIDRFYFCPHWPEGSVKKFRKECVCRKPETGMLEMADLELGIDFSRSFVIGDRVSDLELGWRKGMRSILVLTGQGGKANGQLGTAGERPVVVKANILEAAENIVAPQTF, translated from the coding sequence ATGCCTGAAAGAATTTTGGTCATTCGATTTTCCTCGCTGGGGGACGTGGTTCTGGCCGAGCCGGTTTTTCGGGCGCTGAAGCAGAAACATCCACGGGCGAAAATCGGCTTTGCCACGAAACGGGAGTATGCCGGCCTTTTTAAGGGACATTCCGCCATCGAAGCAATTTTTTCATTGGATAAAAGCTTTGAAAGCTTTGCGAACGAAGTGCGCGGATTTAATCCGGATTTGATAATCGATTTACACAAAAACCTCCGCTCGCGAAAACTGGCCGGGCAATTCCCAAACGTGCTAAAGCTCGCCTATCCAAAGGCGCGGTGGGAACGATTTTTGAAGGTTTTGACCAAATCCCGAAAGCCGGTGGCGCATACGATGGAGCGGTATTTGCAAACGGTCGGGGCTGATGGTGTTTCTTTCTTTCCGCAGTTACACTCATCTCAAACGGAAAGCCAACGACGTTTGATTGAGCCATCCAGCTTTACTATCGGCTTTGGGCTCGGTGCAAAGTGGGAGACCAAGCGCTGGCCGGTGGAGCATTTTGCGCAATTGGCACAAAGAGTATCAAATTCGTTCCCAGTCAGCCGGTTCGTTTTGTTTGGTTCGGAGGAAGAATATGAGTTAGGGAGTGGATTCAAAAAACACTTTTCAGGGACACCCTCCACCGTTTTTGTTTTCGGCCAGCCGTTGGAGCGGGTGAAAAACTGCCTTTCCAAATTGGATTTGCTGGTCTCCAACGATTCCGGACTGATGCATCTGGGGGCCGCTTTGGGCGTTCCGACTTTGGGGCTTTTCGGGCCGACCCATCCGGTTCTGGGGTTTGCGCCGTTGGAGGAAAAATCGAAGGCGTTGACGCTCGATTTGTACTGCTCCCCCTGCAGCCTGCATGGCAAGGTCCCTTGTTTTCGTTCGCGACGGTTTTGTCTGGAGGATTTGATGCCAGAAAAAGTTTTTTTGGAAGTGCAAGCCGTTCTGAAGTCCGTCAAGGCGAAACCGGTTCTGGAGCCGGCGCCGGCGGTTTTTCTGGATAGGGACGGCGTAATCATTCAGGAACGGAACTTCGATTACACAGCGGAGAATATCGAGATTCTGCCGGGGGCCATCGAAGCGATAAAAAAGCTGAAGTCGGCCGGTTTCAAAACGGTCGTGGTTTCCAACCAGTCGGGTATAGGGCGGGGCCTGTTGACCGTTGACAGCGTCGACGCCGTGCATTCGGCGATACGGGAGAAGCTGAAGAAGGGAGGGGCGGAGATTGACCGGTTTTATTTTTGCCCGCACTGGCCGGAGGGAAGCGTAAAAAAATTCCGGAAGGAATGTGTTTGCCGCAAGCCGGAAACGGGAATGCTGGAGATGGCGGATTTGGAGCTGGGGATCGACTTTTCCCGTTCGTTCGTCATCGGCGACCGGGTTTCCGATTTGGAATTGGGGTGGAGAAAGGGGATGCGGTCGATTCTGGTCCTGACGGGGCAGGGGGGGAAGGCGAATGGGCAGCTGGGAACGGCAGGAGAGAGGCCGGTGGTCGTTAAAGCGAATATTTTGGAGGCGGCGGAGAATATCGTTGCGCCGCAAACTTTCTGA
- a CDS encoding ROK family protein, which produces MPKSKTAVFIGLDLGGTDLKYGLVGSAGKILVSKKIRAKINEGQRALVEQLRSSARELLAVASEKKWNVKRIGIGSPGAVNFETGRVVGNSPNIPGWEGVNLKKSLRISGIPAFADNDANCVAVAELIFGAAKNSKSALCVTVGTGIGGGLVLNGKVYRGSSYSAGEIGHTTLVFEGKLCTCGSRGCLEKYASVSALMENASKRGFDSVRALTDAAKTDDAAAIELISQQAAYLGAGLASAVNLLNPERLILGGGFVDVYPQILKLVEEEIRKRAFPAALLKLQVVKAKLGNEAGLVGAAFLGNR; this is translated from the coding sequence TTGCCAAAAAGTAAGACCGCGGTTTTCATCGGGCTGGATTTGGGGGGGACCGACCTCAAATACGGGCTGGTCGGTTCCGCCGGCAAAATTCTGGTTTCAAAAAAAATCCGCGCAAAAATCAACGAAGGGCAAAGAGCGCTGGTTGAACAGTTGCGCTCTTCTGCGCGGGAACTTCTTGCCGTTGCATCCGAAAAGAAGTGGAACGTCAAGCGGATTGGAATCGGCAGTCCGGGAGCGGTGAATTTTGAAACCGGCAGGGTGGTCGGCAATTCCCCCAACATTCCCGGCTGGGAGGGAGTCAACCTCAAAAAAAGTTTGCGCATTTCCGGCATCCCGGCGTTTGCGGACAACGATGCCAACTGTGTGGCGGTGGCAGAGCTTATTTTTGGCGCGGCAAAGAATTCCAAGTCCGCCTTGTGCGTGACGGTCGGCACCGGAATCGGGGGCGGGCTGGTTCTGAACGGAAAAGTTTATCGCGGCTCGTCGTATTCCGCTGGAGAAATCGGGCACACCACGCTCGTTTTCGAAGGAAAACTGTGTACCTGCGGCAGTCGGGGCTGTCTGGAAAAATATGCCTCGGTCTCCGCGTTGATGGAGAATGCTTCGAAACGGGGGTTCGACAGCGTTCGAGCGTTGACGGATGCCGCCAAGACCGATGATGCGGCTGCGATCGAGCTTATCTCCCAACAAGCGGCATATTTGGGAGCGGGGTTGGCCTCGGCGGTGAACCTCTTGAACCCGGAAAGGCTTATTTTGGGAGGTGGGTTTGTGGACGTATATCCGCAAATTTTGAAATTAGTTGAGGAAGAAATAAGGAAAAGAGCTTTTCCGGCGGCGTTGCTGAAGTTGCAGGTCGTAAAAGCGAAACTGGGGAACGAAGCGGGGTTGGTAGGGGCGGCTTTTTTGGGAAACAGATAA
- a CDS encoding ABC transporter ATP-binding protein encodes MPPTSSEPLLELARASINFGGLKAVDSFNLKLLPGELVGLIGPNGAGKTTVFNLITGVYRPTEGEIRFCGKVLDGKKPYQITACGLARTFQNIRLFGNLSVEDNVKIACHLHYQTSLFGSVWKGKKYREEEARQHEKIEALLELFGLKPLCKEKAAGLPYGQQRKLEIARALATDPKLLLLDEPAAGANPQESRELMDLIRWIRDKFKLTILLIEHDMQVVMGICERILVLDYGVTIAEGKPEEIRKNPKVIEAYLGEEAV; translated from the coding sequence ATGCCGCCGACTTCCAGCGAACCGCTGCTTGAACTGGCCCGCGCCTCCATCAACTTTGGCGGGCTGAAGGCGGTCGACAGTTTTAATTTGAAACTCCTCCCCGGCGAGCTGGTGGGGCTTATCGGCCCCAACGGCGCGGGAAAAACCACGGTCTTCAATCTAATTACCGGCGTGTACCGCCCGACCGAGGGGGAAATCCGCTTTTGCGGCAAAGTTCTGGACGGGAAAAAGCCGTATCAAATCACCGCCTGCGGGCTGGCCCGCACGTTCCAGAACATCCGGCTTTTCGGCAATCTCTCCGTGGAGGACAATGTCAAAATCGCCTGCCACCTGCATTACCAAACCTCCCTTTTCGGTTCGGTATGGAAGGGGAAAAAATACCGGGAGGAGGAAGCCCGCCAGCACGAAAAAATCGAGGCGCTGCTCGAGCTATTCGGCTTGAAACCGTTGTGCAAGGAAAAGGCCGCCGGTCTTCCCTACGGCCAGCAGCGGAAGCTGGAGATTGCAAGGGCTTTGGCGACCGACCCAAAACTTTTGCTTTTGGACGAGCCGGCGGCGGGGGCGAACCCGCAGGAGAGCCGCGAGCTGATGGATTTGATCCGCTGGATTCGGGATAAATTCAAGCTGACCATTCTGCTCATCGAGCATGACATGCAGGTGGTGATGGGGATATGCGAGCGGATTCTGGTTCTGGACTACGGGGTGACGATTGCCGAGGGGAAGCCGGAAGAAATCCGCAAAAACCCCAAGGTCATCGAGGCATATCTGGGAGAGGAAGCCGTATGA
- a CDS encoding ABC transporter substrate-binding protein, whose amino-acid sequence MRKWVIFGLILAALSGCAKKEDVIKIGEFGGLTGSTATFGISTKNGIDMATEELNAAGGLLGKKVQVIVEDDRSLAEEAASAVKKLVTQDKVVAVLGEVASSRSLAGAPICQENKIPMVTPSSTNPKVTEIGDYIFRVCFIDPFQGEAMAKFAFDNLKVKKAAIFKDSKNDYSVGLAQYFAETFQKLGGQIVAEESYFEGDQDFKAQLTSIKGKKPEAIFIPGYYTEVGLIARQARELGLNIPLLGGDGWDSPKLTEIATIKKPGDALKDCYFSNHYAADDPNPVIQDFIKKYQAKYNEVPDAMAVLGYDAANILYDAIKRAGSTEGAKIRDALAQTKDFPGVAGSTTIDSARNARKPLVVLKIAEGGKYEYTATVNP is encoded by the coding sequence ATGCGTAAATGGGTGATTTTCGGATTGATTCTTGCCGCACTTTCCGGCTGCGCCAAAAAAGAGGACGTCATCAAAATCGGCGAATTCGGCGGGCTCACCGGTAGCACGGCCACCTTCGGCATTTCCACCAAAAACGGCATCGACATGGCCACGGAAGAACTGAACGCCGCGGGCGGTTTGCTGGGGAAAAAAGTGCAGGTGATTGTGGAAGACGACCGCTCCCTGGCGGAAGAAGCCGCCAGCGCGGTGAAGAAACTGGTGACGCAGGACAAGGTCGTGGCGGTGCTGGGGGAAGTGGCTTCCAGCCGCTCTTTGGCCGGCGCCCCGATCTGCCAGGAAAACAAAATCCCGATGGTCACCCCCTCCTCCACCAATCCCAAGGTGACCGAAATCGGCGATTACATCTTCCGGGTCTGCTTCATCGACCCGTTCCAGGGGGAGGCGATGGCCAAGTTCGCCTTCGATAACCTGAAGGTGAAGAAAGCCGCCATTTTCAAGGACAGCAAAAACGACTACTCCGTGGGGCTGGCCCAGTATTTCGCCGAAACGTTTCAAAAACTGGGGGGGCAAATCGTGGCGGAGGAATCCTACTTCGAAGGGGATCAGGATTTCAAGGCCCAGCTGACCTCGATTAAGGGAAAAAAGCCCGAGGCGATTTTCATTCCCGGATACTATACCGAAGTGGGGCTGATCGCCCGCCAGGCCCGCGAACTGGGGCTGAATATTCCGCTTCTGGGCGGGGACGGCTGGGACTCCCCCAAGCTGACCGAAATCGCCACCATTAAAAAGCCGGGGGATGCGCTTAAGGATTGCTACTTTTCCAACCACTACGCCGCCGACGACCCCAACCCGGTGATTCAGGATTTTATCAAGAAATATCAGGCTAAATACAACGAAGTGCCGGACGCCATGGCCGTTTTGGGATACGACGCGGCGAATATTCTCTACGACGCCATCAAGCGGGCCGGTTCCACCGAAGGGGCCAAAATCCGGGATGCTTTGGCGCAGACCAAGGATTTCCCCGGCGTCGCCGGTTCCACCACGATCGATTCCGCCCGCAACGCTCGCAAGCCGCTCGTGGTTTTGAAAATCGCCGAAGGCGGGAAATACGAGTACACGGCTACCGTGAACCCGTAG